GTAAACCTTAACCCCCACGGCCTTGGCCAATTGCGCGGCGGTGAGGGGGTCTATGGCCCCCCGGTTATTCATTCCGTCGGTGAGCAATATGACTATCCTGCTTTTGGCGGGGGAATCTTTCATCCGGTTGGCGGCGGTGGCCAGGGCCATGCCGATGGCGGTGCCGTCCTCTATCAACCCTATGTTGGAGCTTTCAAGGAAGCTTGTGAGCGTGCCGTAATCCAGCGTGAGCGGGCACTGGGTGAACCCCTGCGCCGCGAAAACCACCAGCCCCATCCGGTCGTTCACCCTTCCCTTGATGAACTCGGCGATGACGGCCTTGGCGGCGCCCAGCCTGTCGGGTTTAAAGTCCGATGCGGTCATGGACGATGAGATGTCCAGCGTGAGCATTATATCTATCCCCTGGGAGGTTATTTCCTCCTCCCGGTAGCCGGTCTGGGGCCGGGCCAGGGCCACTATCATAAGAATCGCCGCCGTGAACCTGAAAATGAACGGCAGATGAGGCGCAACCCTGGGGGCGCGGTAAACCAGCAGACGGGTGACAAGGCGGGTGTCCGAAAACCTGATGGCCTTTTCGGGCCTGCGTTTTACATATAGCCACAACCATGGCGGCAACAGGAGCAGAAGAAGCAGGTAAACAGGGTCGGCCAGCCTCACGCCGTCTCCCCTTCCAGAATCTTCGGCGCCGTCTCCATCACAAATTTTGTGGCATTGTCCAGCGTCTCGTCCGCCAGCTTTAACTCGGGCTCGCTCTTGGCGAACTTCACCATGTCGCAGGTTTGAAGGATGCTAATGAACGCGGTTTTGCGCTTGAAATCCACATACCGTCCATCGAACCGCTCCTCCAGCTCCATGGTGGTGCTTTCCAGCGCCAGAACACCGTAACGCTCCTCCACATATTCCCTGAGGATGCTGGAGACCCGGAAGAAATGGTCCCTCCTCAGCCCCATGGCGAACAGGTCTTCGCTTTTCAGCTCCCTCAGTTTCGCCAAAGCCGTCTCGTGGGGCGGCCTTGATGGAACGGGTGGAGGGGCCACGGCGGGCGCGGCTGTTTTGTTGCGCCCCTTGAACCGGCGATACAGAAGATAGGCTATGGCCGCCAATAAAGTAACCACGATGATTGGAACCGCGATATCCCAAAAGGTCAAAGAGGTCACGGCGGGTTCTTTTATTGAGGCCTTTTTCACCTCTTCCATAACGTTTGCCCCGGCTGGGGTGACAGGCTCCACCGCGAAATTTACCGGGCCAGCGCTCTCCTCCCGTTCGGCTCCATCAGGCGATTGGATGACGTACTTCACCGGCCCCAACTCCACCGGGCCGGTGTCATACATCACTATCTCGTAGGCCACTATATGGGTTTCCATCCCGTCTGGTTCTTTCGCAGGCTCCGGCCGGGCGGTGGCGCGCAGTTCGGCGTTGGCGGGAAGCTTTATGGACGCTGGCGCCACAAGCGTCTCGCCCGGCAGGAGTTTTACGGCCAGCGTAACCTTAACCGGCAAGCCCACCTTGGTTTTCGCGGGCCCGGCGGTCAGTGAACCATCCGCATAGGCGTTCCCAGCCCACAGAATGGAAATAAGCGCAACCAGAGGGGAAAGCCTCATCGTCCTCTCCTGCGCTTTTCCCGTTGGCGGAAGAATTTCACCAGCGGTTCGATGTAAGACTCTCCGGTATCCACCGTCACATGGTCCACTCCCACCATGTTCAGGAACTTTGAAAGCTCCTCTTCCTCCACGCGCACGGCCCGGGCATACTCATCCAGAAACATTTTGTTCGAGGTGTCCACGTAAACCGCGCGCCCGGTCTCCGCGTCGCGCAGGGACAGAATGCCCGCCGGGGCCATGGTTTTCTCCATGGGATCCGTCATGCGGATGGCGATTAGGTCATGTTTTCTGGCGGTGGCTTTCACCGCTTTTTCGTACCCCTCGGCGCGGAAGTCCGACACCAGAAAGGCTATCAATTTTTTCCTTGCCACGAGGTTCATGTAATCCAGCGCTGACCCGATGTTGGTGGTGGCGCCCCGGGGCCTGAAAAACAGGATTTCGCGGATGATGCGTAAAACGTGGCTC
This DNA window, taken from Nitrospinota bacterium, encodes the following:
- a CDS encoding VWA domain-containing protein, which codes for MRLADPVYLLLLLLLPPWLWLYVKRRPEKAIRFSDTRLVTRLLVYRAPRVAPHLPFIFRFTAAILMIVALARPQTGYREEEITSQGIDIMLTLDISSSMTASDFKPDRLGAAKAVIAEFIKGRVNDRMGLVVFAAQGFTQCPLTLDYGTLTSFLESSNIGLIEDGTAIGMALATAANRMKDSPAKSRIVILLTDGMNNRGAIDPLTAAQLAKAVGVKVYTIGVGREGLYYQTVNDPQFGPRRVKVRTEIDEQLLVNIARTTGGRYFRAEDETALAKIYQEIDSLEKTDIRVKVYVRHTDWFMYMLIPALGLLLAELSLPLTRWRVAP
- a CDS encoding DUF58 domain-containing protein; translated protein: MNPSPERHSSGLGQDEAAVTREMLRKIREVEIRARKVVNTLFSGEYHSAFKGRGMEFHESRPYQPGDDIRTMDWNVTARVGEPFVKVFREERELTLMILFDLSASGAFGSKENFKSETAAELCASLAFSAIRNNDKVGLIVFTGEVELYVPPRKGRSHVLRIIREILFFRPRGATTNIGSALDYMNLVARKKLIAFLVSDFRAEGYEKAVKATARKHDLIAIRMTDPMEKTMAPAGILSLRDAETGRAVYVDTSNKMFLDEYARAVRVEEEELSKFLNMVGVDHVTVDTGESYIEPLVKFFRQREKRRRGR